The following proteins are co-located in the Telopea speciosissima isolate NSW1024214 ecotype Mountain lineage chromosome 9, Tspe_v1, whole genome shotgun sequence genome:
- the LOC122639624 gene encoding lactoylglutathione lyase GLX1 has product MAETEASVPSENLLEWAKTDKRRLLHAVYRVGDLDRTIKFYTEGFGMQLLRKRDVPEEKYSNAFLGFGPEETNFVVELTYNYGVDKYDIGTGFGHFAIATEDVYKLVENARAKGGVVTREPGPVKGGSSVIAFVKDPDGYLFELIQRGPTPEPLCQVMLRVGDLDRSIKFYEKAVGMKLLRKIDRPEQKYTLAMMGYADEYETTVMELTYNYGVTEYTKGTAYAQVAISTGDVYKSAEVVNLVTQELGGKITRQPGPLPGINTKITSFLDPDGWKTVLVDNEDFLRELPKKE; this is encoded by the exons ATGGCTGAAACTGAGGCGTCTGTTCCCAGTGAGAATTTGTTGGAATGGGCAAAGACAGATAAGCGCCGGCTCCTACATGCTGTGTATCGAGTTGGGGATCTCGATCGCACCATTAA GTTTTACACCGAAGGTTTTGGAATGCAGCTCTTGCGGAAAAGGGACGTTCCCGAAGAGAAGTACTCAAATgcatttcttggatttgggcctgaagaaacaaattttgttgtggagtTGACATACA ACTATGGGGTGGACAAATATGATATTGGAACAGGCTTTGGACATTTTGCAATTGCAACTGAAGAT GTCTATAAATTGGTTGAAAATGCACGTGCCAAGGGTGGTGTTGTCACCCGTGAACCTGGTCCAGTTAAAGGGGGGTCAAGCGTCATTGCTTTTGTGAAGGACCCAGATGGCTATCTGTTTGAGCTGATCCAAAGGGGTCCTACTCCTGAACCACTGTGTCAAGTTATGCTGCGTGTGGGTGACCTAGATCGCTCTATCAAGTTCTATGAGaag GCCGTGGGTATGAAACTATTGAGAAAGATTGATAGACCTGAACAGAAG TATACTCTTGCAATGATGGGTTATGCTGACGAGTATGAAACGACTGTTATGGAGTTGACGTACAACTATGGTGTGACAGAATACACCAAAGGAACCGCATATGCACAG GTTGCCATAAGTACTGGAGATGTATATAAAAGTGCTGAAGTTGTTAATCTGGTTACCCAAGAGCTTGGAGGAAAAATTACTCGGCAACCAGGCCCACTTCCTGGGATCAACACCAAAATTACCTCTTTCCTTGATCCAGATGGCTGGAAAACG